A stretch of DNA from Catenulispora acidiphila DSM 44928:
ACAGAACGACCGTGGCGGCGTTGGCGGCGTTCAGTGAACTCGCTGTTCCGCGCATGGGGATGCTCAGAACACGGTCGCACGCCTCGCGCCAGCCGGTGCTCATCCCGACTGCCTCGTTGCCGACGACGAACAGGGTCGGGGCGCAGAAGTCGTAGTCCTCGATGTCGGTGTCGCCGTCCTCGTCGGTGCCGACGACCGTGACGCCGGTTTCGCTCAGCCACTCCAGCACTTCGCGGTGGGACTGCGTGCGCACGGTCGGCAGACCGAACAGCGATCCGGTGCTGGCGCGCACGGTGCGGGGATCGTAGACGTCGGCGGCGTGGCCGGTGACGACGACGCCGTCGGCGCCGAAGGCGTCCGCCGAGCGGATCAGGGTACCGAGATTGCCCGGTTGGGCGGGGCGGTCGAAGGCGACGCCGAGAAACGTGTCCGTGATCTGGATGCGGATGAGGTCGTCCGGGGGCATGGCGACCACGGCGAGCAGTTCCGGTGCCGCTTCCTGGTCTTTCTCGCCGAGTTCGGCCAGCATGTCGGCGGGCAGGGCGATCACGTCGGCGTCGGCGGTGTGGGCGGCGTCGAGGAAGTCCTCGGCCCAGCGCGACAGCCGGCGGTCGTCGTCGACCAGCAGTTCCTCGATGCGCCAGCCCTGTTCGGCGGCCAGGGTGAGGGGACGGACGCCCTGGACGAGGAAGCGTCCCGCGCGCTGGCGCTTCTGACGGTTCGTGAGCAGGGTCTGCCACTGCTGGAACCTGGCGTTGCGGGAAGCCACCCGGTGGTGTGCGCGCATCCCGCTAGGCTACCGGCGTGGCCGAGCCCGAAGATCCATCGACATCCCCGCAGAACTCCCAACCCTCCCAGGCTTCCCCGACCTACGACGACGCCGAGCGCGTGCTGTGGGCCGATGCCGGCTCGGGGTACGAAGCCGTCTACGCCGCCTTGTGCGCCCACACGATTCCCGCTCTTCTCGACGGCGCCGGGGTCCAGGACGGCAGTGCTCTGCTGGACGTCGGCACCGGGACCGGCACGCTCGTCCGGGCGGCCGTGGCGCGCGGGGCGCGGGTGACGGCGGTCGACGCCGAGCCCTCGATGCTCGCACTGGCGCGGGGGAAGGCGCCGGAGGCGGAGTTCCTGCTGGCGGTCGTGCCGGATCTGCCGTTCGAGCCGGACACGTTCGACGCCGTGGTCGGCAACTTCGTGCTCGACCACTTCGGGCGGCCGAAGGTCGCGATGCGGGCCCTGCGCGCGATCGCCAAGCCGGGCGGGCGAGTGGCGTTCACGCTGTGGCCCGCGGAGCGCTCCGCCGGGCGGTCGGTCTTCTCCCGGACCGGAGCCATGACCGAGGGCTGGATCCCGCGGCAGATGCCGCCGCTGGTCCTCGCCGACGACT
This window harbors:
- a CDS encoding TrmH family RNA methyltransferase produces the protein MRAHHRVASRNARFQQWQTLLTNRQKRQRAGRFLVQGVRPLTLAAEQGWRIEELLVDDDRRLSRWAEDFLDAAHTADADVIALPADMLAELGEKDQEAAPELLAVVAMPPDDLIRIQITDTFLGVAFDRPAQPGNLGTLIRSADAFGADGVVVTGHAADVYDPRTVRASTGSLFGLPTVRTQSHREVLEWLSETGVTVVGTDEDGDTDIEDYDFCAPTLFVVGNEAVGMSTGWREACDRVLSIPMRGTASSLNAANAATVVLYEAARQRRQK
- a CDS encoding class I SAM-dependent methyltransferase, with the protein product MAEPEDPSTSPQNSQPSQASPTYDDAERVLWADAGSGYEAVYAALCAHTIPALLDGAGVQDGSALLDVGTGTGTLVRAAVARGARVTAVDAEPSMLALARGKAPEAEFLLAVVPDLPFEPDTFDAVVGNFVLDHFGRPKVAMRALRAIAKPGGRVAFTLWPAERSAGRSVFSRTGAMTEGWIPRQMPPLVLADDYPRTEEGLAGLFREIGLADVTTTVIDWEHLTTAEEWWISMGSGVGPSGRTYQAQTPEVRAAFHENYLRVAAEMTDAEGTMRLPYRALLAVGTVVDSE